One region of Pogona vitticeps strain Pit_001003342236 chromosome 1, PviZW2.1, whole genome shotgun sequence genomic DNA includes:
- the LOC144586008 gene encoding olfactory receptor 4S2-like, which translates to MENTNNVSEFIFLGLTQDQDLQRVCFGIFLVFYIAILFGNLLIIVTIKSSPRLTSPMYFFLSYLSFVDMCYSSVIVPKVLADFLVKKKVISYVGCMTQLFTAHFFGCTEIFLLTAMAYDRYIAICKPLHYTTIISKSVCSWMVGVSWLGGFVHSIVQTLLTVHLPFCGPNEIDHYFCDVHPLLKLACTDTYTVGLLVMANGGMICLSCFLVLTVSYIVILVTLRTRSSEGRLKALSTCASHIMAVILFFGPCIFIYLRPSTTFSEDKSVSVFYTIITPMLNPLIYTLRNEEVKNAMKKLWSRKRFWGEKSDINRTCPINIF; encoded by the coding sequence ATGGAGAACACAAACAATGTGTCAGAATTCATCTTTTTAGGACTCACCCAGGACCAGGACTTACAAAGAGTCTGCTTTGGGATCTTTTTGGTCTTCTACATTGCCATCCTGTTCGGGAATCTCCTCATCATTGTCACCATCAAGAGCAGCCCCCGACTGACCTCTCCCATGTACTTCTTTCTAAGTTATCTCTCCTTTGTAGACATGTGCTACTCCTCTGTCATTGTTCCAAAAGTCTTAGCAGACTTCCTTGTCAAGAAGAAAGTCATATCTTACGTGGGCTGTATGACACAGCTCTTTACTGCCCACTTCTTTGGATGCACTGAAATTTTCCTTCTCACAGCAATGGCATATGATCGGTATATTGCGATCTGTAAACCCCTCCATTATACAACCATTATCAGCAAGAGTGTATGTAGTTGGATGGTTGGCGTGTCATGGCTTGGAGGCTTCGTACATTCCATTGTTCAGACCCTCCTGACTGTGCATCTTCCCTTCTGTGGTCCCAATGAGATAGACCACTATTTCTGTGACGTCCACCCTTTACTGAAACTGGCCTGCACTGATACCTATACTGTTGGGCTCCTTGTGATGGCCAATGGTGGCATGATTTGTCTGAGTTGCTTTCTGGTGTTGACTGTGTCTTACATTGTGATCTTAGTCACACTGAGGACTCGTTCATCCGAGGGACGCCTGAAAGCTCTCTCCACCTGTGCCTCCCACATTATGGCAGTGATCCTGTTTTTTGGGCCATGCATCTTCATCTACTTGAGACCTTCCACCACCTTCTCAGAAGACAAGAGTGTGTCTGTGTTCTACACCATTATCACTCCCATGCTCAACCCTTTAATTTATACCCTGAGGAATGAAGAGGTGAAGAATGCCATGAAAAAGTTATGGAGCAGAAAAAGATTTTGGGGTGAAAAATCGGACATTAATCGGACATGTCCAATTAATATATTTTGA